A window of Thermococcus aggregans contains these coding sequences:
- a CDS encoding TIGR04076 family protein, protein MEILIIRAVKIKGKCPVFRVGDKIVIEGPKVNLEETDAICTHAFASFLPYIVALRKGVKPSEIGLGKEERAYVQCLDPGPPYTDGGTVIFEITVVRDEAEESMENSEGSD, encoded by the coding sequence TTGGAAATATTAATAATAAGAGCCGTGAAAATTAAAGGAAAGTGCCCAGTATTTAGAGTGGGAGACAAGATAGTTATAGAAGGGCCAAAAGTCAATTTAGAGGAAACAGATGCAATCTGCACCCACGCGTTTGCATCGTTCCTCCCATACATAGTGGCACTCCGAAAAGGAGTTAAACCTTCAGAGATAGGATTGGGTAAAGAAGAAAGGGCTTATGTTCAATGCTTAGATCCCGGCCCCCCATATACAGACGGAGGAACAGTAATATTTGAGATAACGGTGGTAAGAGATGAAGCAGAAGAAAGCATGGAGAATAGTGAGGGAAGCGATTAA
- a CDS encoding DUF515 domain-containing protein yields MAEDIEEKIRRLRELGRVSVEEKEEKAPGPGVPGPSSPRKPSRLGKLRERERRKRIIIGASIIAVVLIAVIIGVYTTYQNRAAKQLQEAKLAKVKEVNKYFTGELENDPMKAQLINQINQAKSIEELEKIDVKAIAEQRKAQLEQERLQREFQQAKETKLLEIEQSFGLLLSQPLPADIKSEAVQILNQLKEKVNSAKTKDEVALIDPNPYLLELWRKYYYYLIDNIPTQKVILKKGTEKSIYTKAEAKYVLSKITDFTELLQYTIEKAEMVQVALILPREQVNGAFLSSGDKIKIFAQINSTTIQKIADEGYVNMVLFLSDSGVISVSESQQETKKIETSSETSYSDQHSEAYAPGDQPISYQQSVDESHSTSQSSSQTISASYTYNVALNEILKAIAANKIAAADEVKEQLARYKWKLFDLEQNMGLLATEPSAKVLVIVEVPAEFVEDILKYKDALYITKIVG; encoded by the coding sequence GTGGCGGAAGATATTGAAGAAAAAATACGGCGCTTGAGGGAGTTGGGTAGGGTTTCTGTTGAAGAAAAAGAAGAGAAAGCCCCTGGCCCAGGGGTTCCGGGACCTTCCTCTCCCAGAAAGCCTTCTAGATTGGGAAAGCTTAGGGAAAGGGAGAGACGTAAGAGAATTATCATAGGTGCTTCGATTATAGCTGTTGTTCTCATCGCTGTTATTATAGGAGTATACACAACTTATCAAAATCGTGCTGCGAAACAGCTTCAAGAAGCCAAACTTGCAAAGGTTAAAGAAGTTAACAAGTATTTCACTGGTGAGCTTGAGAATGATCCCATGAAAGCCCAATTAATAAATCAGATTAACCAGGCAAAAAGCATAGAAGAGCTTGAAAAAATAGATGTTAAGGCAATAGCAGAGCAAAGAAAAGCCCAATTGGAACAAGAACGTCTTCAGAGGGAATTCCAACAGGCAAAGGAAACGAAATTGTTGGAGATAGAGCAATCTTTTGGGTTGCTCCTTTCTCAGCCTCTCCCCGCGGACATAAAAAGTGAGGCCGTTCAGATTTTGAACCAATTAAAAGAGAAAGTAAACTCCGCAAAGACGAAAGATGAAGTAGCTTTAATTGACCCCAATCCGTACCTTCTTGAGCTTTGGAGAAAATACTACTACTACCTCATAGATAACATACCAACGCAAAAGGTAATCCTCAAGAAAGGTACAGAAAAGAGTATATACACAAAGGCAGAAGCAAAGTATGTGCTTAGCAAAATTACAGACTTCACTGAACTTCTCCAGTACACAATAGAAAAAGCTGAAATGGTTCAAGTTGCATTAATTTTGCCAAGAGAGCAAGTTAATGGTGCTTTCCTCTCGTCAGGAGACAAGATAAAGATATTTGCTCAAATAAATTCAACGACAATTCAAAAGATAGCAGATGAAGGGTATGTGAACATGGTTCTTTTCCTATCAGACTCTGGTGTAATTTCAGTGTCAGAGTCCCAGCAGGAAACCAAAAAGATTGAGACTTCTTCAGAAACTTCTTATTCCGATCAACACTCTGAAGCCTATGCTCCTGGAGACCAGCCAATTTCTTATCAACAAAGTGTAGACGAAAGCCACTCCACAAGCCAATCAAGCTCGCAGACAATAAGCGCCTCCTATACTTACAATGTGGCATTAAACGAGATATTAAAGGCCATCGCAGCTAACAAGATTGCTGCAGCTGATGAAGTTAAGGAACAGCTTGCAAGGTATAAGTGGAAATTGTTCGACCTTGAGCAGAATATGGGATTATTGGCCACAGAGCCTAGTGCCAAGGTCTTAGTCATAGTCGAAGTCCCGGCGGAATTCGTTGAGGATATCTTGAAATACAAAGATGCCCTCTACATAACAAAGATTGTTGGGTGA
- a CDS encoding ATPase, T2SS/T4P/T4SS family yields MEEKKKKRLGLSWIEEILSERADPLEDIIKEGKRGEERPTTIEEEPSSILPEIKTPSRPLSAKSPPETSLEDILKSAKSPAKVPTPMYQGEEVKVLDVYGNVRILKVKGEPIPIYEIRLPQLSEEEEKLVKIVRDRAIAEIQIDPESIPDLEERRRIFGRAVKNIMRELAPALSEARMEILVNLVVQNMIGYGRLDPLVRDDNLEEVMVIGTRKPVYVWHRKFYMCKTNIVFDDEREILNIIERIARQVGRRIDQQTPLLDARLPDGSRVNATIRPISLDGPTLTIRKFKKDPLTIIDLLKYGTFNLEVASLLWVFVDGLGVKPANVLVAGGTGSGKTTTLNALAMFIPPSERVISIEDTAELQLPIEHWVRLETRPPNIEGRGEITMDDLVKNTLRMRPDRIIVGEVRGPEARTMFTAMNTGHNGALYDFSVIQLSNGKFVLIGDLVEELFKKYSNRVETYKDLEYIVLDEKDRFEVVSVGPDLKAGKHVVSRVWRRKVRDGEKLMRIRTRTGNEVILTKTHPFFVFSRGDVVRKEAEKLEVGDRVAVMMRPPTPPQRKAIVDPSVYAKISDYYLVPNGKGMIKVPNDGLPPEEAQYLASVNSHPVKLVKEIDGSLAYIAGVILGDGYISSNGYHISATFDDEEYMDAFVDAVSNFILNYAPQIRNNGKSTVVTIGSKIFAEMLSRIFGIPKGRKSEIWDVPDVVLSNDDLMRYFIAGLYDADGYVDESSLAIILTTKSENAARKIWYALQRLGIISTVSRVKNRGFKDGEIFRVIISGIEDMNKFARFIPLHHSRKRAKLEEILRTKKSYRGRRTYRVPISGEMIAPIRRRLGLTIVELSKLASHYAGEKVSESLIRHVEKGRVGEIRRSALRGIALAFQQVAEDVGDKEAWTMAKRLQLIAEGDVYWDEVISVEEVDPEELGIKYLYDLTVEDDHNYVANGILVSNCMGTIHSNSARETIVRLESPPMNVPRIMIPALDVIIMQVRFNNRKKGTIRRITEIAEVSGIEGESVQLNTIYKYNPAKDELYHTGVPSRVMNQLAEHTGLTMDELLEERVKREVVLQWMVEKGIRSIDEVGHYIREFYIDPEELLRKIERDASAELTEKARTVI; encoded by the coding sequence TTGGAGGAGAAAAAGAAAAAACGTTTAGGTTTATCATGGATAGAAGAGATATTAAGTGAGAGAGCAGATCCCTTAGAGGATATAATAAAAGAAGGAAAAAGAGGGGAAGAAAGACCCACTACAATTGAAGAGGAGCCGTCCTCAATCCTACCAGAGATCAAGACTCCTTCAAGGCCTTTATCAGCTAAGAGTCCACCGGAAACTAGTCTAGAGGACATATTAAAGTCCGCGAAAAGTCCAGCAAAAGTTCCCACACCTATGTATCAAGGTGAAGAGGTAAAGGTTCTTGATGTATACGGAAATGTGAGGATCCTTAAAGTCAAAGGAGAGCCGATTCCAATTTATGAGATCCGTCTTCCACAATTAAGCGAGGAAGAAGAAAAACTCGTAAAAATAGTTAGGGATAGAGCAATTGCAGAAATACAGATAGATCCTGAAAGCATTCCTGATTTGGAAGAAAGGAGGAGGATCTTTGGAAGAGCCGTAAAAAACATAATGCGTGAACTTGCTCCTGCTCTTTCTGAGGCGAGAATGGAAATTCTCGTAAATTTGGTTGTTCAGAATATGATAGGTTATGGAAGACTTGACCCCCTTGTTAGGGACGACAATCTGGAAGAAGTTATGGTAATAGGGACGAGAAAACCGGTATATGTGTGGCATAGAAAGTTCTACATGTGCAAGACGAATATTGTTTTTGATGACGAAAGGGAAATACTGAACATAATTGAACGTATAGCGAGGCAGGTTGGAAGAAGAATTGACCAGCAAACTCCGCTCTTAGATGCTCGTTTGCCGGATGGTAGTAGAGTAAATGCAACTATTAGGCCAATTAGCTTAGATGGGCCCACGTTAACCATAAGAAAGTTCAAAAAAGACCCTCTCACGATAATTGATCTCCTGAAGTATGGCACTTTCAACTTGGAGGTAGCTTCTTTGCTCTGGGTTTTTGTTGACGGTCTCGGAGTTAAGCCTGCAAACGTCCTTGTTGCTGGAGGAACAGGTTCAGGTAAAACAACTACCCTTAATGCATTGGCAATGTTTATTCCTCCTAGCGAGCGTGTCATAAGTATTGAGGATACAGCAGAGCTTCAGCTGCCAATAGAGCATTGGGTAAGGTTGGAAACAAGGCCTCCAAACATAGAAGGAAGGGGAGAAATAACCATGGATGACCTCGTGAAAAACACTCTAAGAATGCGTCCGGATAGAATTATCGTTGGTGAGGTTAGAGGCCCTGAGGCAAGGACGATGTTTACGGCAATGAATACGGGACATAATGGGGCTCTCTATGATTTTTCTGTTATTCAGCTCTCTAACGGAAAATTTGTCCTTATAGGAGATTTGGTAGAGGAACTTTTCAAAAAATACTCGAATAGAGTTGAAACATATAAAGATCTTGAGTATATAGTGCTCGATGAAAAAGACCGTTTTGAGGTTGTCAGTGTAGGTCCAGACCTTAAGGCAGGTAAGCACGTAGTCTCGAGAGTATGGAGAAGAAAAGTTAGAGATGGAGAAAAGCTGATGCGTATAAGAACAAGGACGGGTAATGAGGTTATACTAACCAAGACTCATCCATTTTTTGTCTTTTCCCGGGGGGATGTGGTCAGGAAAGAGGCGGAAAAACTTGAAGTGGGAGATAGAGTTGCAGTGATGATGCGTCCACCTACTCCACCTCAGCGTAAGGCTATCGTGGATCCCAGCGTTTATGCAAAAATAAGTGACTACTATCTCGTCCCCAATGGTAAAGGCATGATAAAAGTTCCAAATGATGGCCTTCCGCCAGAAGAAGCCCAATATCTGGCATCTGTAAATTCACATCCTGTAAAGCTGGTCAAGGAAATTGATGGTAGTCTTGCATACATTGCCGGAGTGATTCTCGGCGATGGGTATATTTCTTCGAATGGATACCACATTTCAGCTACATTTGACGACGAGGAGTATATGGACGCCTTTGTGGATGCTGTATCGAATTTTATATTGAATTATGCCCCGCAGATAAGGAACAATGGAAAAAGCACTGTTGTAACAATTGGTTCAAAAATTTTCGCCGAAATGCTCTCGAGGATATTTGGAATACCTAAGGGCAGAAAGTCTGAAATATGGGATGTTCCGGATGTGGTCCTCTCAAACGATGACCTCATGAGATACTTTATAGCGGGATTATACGACGCTGACGGCTACGTTGATGAGAGTAGCCTAGCAATAATCCTGACTACAAAAAGCGAGAATGCAGCAAGAAAGATATGGTATGCTCTCCAGAGGCTGGGGATAATAAGCACAGTATCACGTGTAAAGAACAGGGGCTTCAAAGATGGAGAGATATTTAGGGTAATTATAAGCGGGATTGAAGATATGAATAAATTTGCCAGATTCATACCTCTGCACCACTCAAGAAAAAGGGCTAAACTTGAGGAAATATTAAGGACTAAGAAATCATACCGCGGAAGAAGGACGTATCGGGTTCCAATCTCAGGTGAGATGATAGCTCCTATCCGTCGGAGATTGGGATTAACGATTGTCGAGCTTTCAAAGCTGGCTTCACATTATGCCGGGGAGAAAGTATCCGAGAGCCTTATCAGGCATGTGGAAAAAGGAAGAGTCGGAGAAATAAGACGTTCTGCACTTAGAGGAATTGCCCTTGCCTTTCAGCAGGTTGCAGAGGATGTTGGGGACAAAGAAGCTTGGACAATGGCAAAAAGACTCCAGCTGATAGCCGAAGGGGATGTCTACTGGGATGAAGTTATAAGTGTTGAAGAAGTTGATCCAGAAGAATTGGGGATTAAGTACCTCTATGATCTCACCGTTGAGGATGACCACAATTATGTAGCCAATGGAATATTGGTGTCCAATTGTATGGGTACAATACACTCCAATTCTGCGAGAGAAACAATCGTAAGGCTTGAGAGTCCGCCAATGAACGTTCCAAGAATTATGATTCCTGCTCTTGATGTTATCATAATGCAGGTAAGGTTTAACAACAGAAAGAAAGGAACCATAAGAAGGATCACCGAGATAGCAGAAGTCTCGGGAATAGAAGGGGAAAGTGTTCAGCTGAACACCATTTACAAGTACAATCCAGCAAAGGACGAACTTTACCACACGGGAGTGCCAAGTAGGGTTATGAACCAGCTTGCCGAGCATACTGGTTTAACAATGGACGAACTCCTAGAGGAGAGAGTGAAAAGAGAAGTTGTTCTCCAGTGGATGGTAGAGAAGGGAATAAGAAGCATAGACGAGGTTGGCCACTACATTAGAGAATTTTACATTGATCCCGAAGAGCTGCTGAGGAAGATAGAAAGAGATGCCTCGGCTGAGCTAACTGAAAAAGCTAGAACAGTAATTTAG
- a CDS encoding type II secretion system F family protein: MGIKEKILKFLERLGQKTIEVSERPISRIPKTLTLQERLELLKKLQEEVSQEREKKYEKELEEIIEWRKRELEESFTHRFSEFILRHFRGPVASFTRSLKGLDYDLVRANIRMSKEQFVALMLGVSIFAAIFAFLIGILLLMPIDISLMLGLLGFVGGFLYMRNYPRIVWRRRVVEVEKALPYVLRHLASLLSAGVGIAEAMVSVANADYGPISEEFELMIREMHGGTSFEDALTRFEERMASENVSRVVKQILRATKFGGNLADILYKLAEDFSFEYRMKLVEYIQKVNGVAFVYMFITIIMPTLFVVAILAASLMSRALIMPVQGLAVILLFGFPAMSTLVVFMIKRSEPR, translated from the coding sequence TTGGGGATAAAAGAAAAAATACTCAAATTCCTTGAAAGGTTAGGTCAAAAAACTATAGAGGTTAGCGAGCGCCCTATTTCGAGAATTCCTAAAACTCTAACGCTTCAAGAAAGACTTGAGCTTCTGAAAAAACTCCAAGAGGAAGTTTCACAGGAGAGAGAAAAGAAGTATGAAAAAGAACTTGAGGAAATTATTGAATGGAGAAAAAGAGAACTGGAGGAATCTTTTACTCACAGATTCTCGGAGTTCATACTGAGGCATTTTAGGGGCCCAGTAGCGTCGTTTACACGGTCTCTAAAGGGACTTGACTATGACCTCGTAAGGGCGAATATTAGAATGAGTAAAGAGCAGTTCGTTGCATTAATGCTGGGTGTTTCTATTTTTGCCGCAATTTTTGCCTTTTTAATCGGCATTCTTCTTCTAATGCCTATCGATATCTCCCTGATGCTAGGATTACTGGGCTTTGTTGGCGGGTTCTTGTACATGAGAAACTATCCAAGAATAGTTTGGCGGAGAAGGGTTGTAGAAGTGGAAAAAGCCCTTCCGTACGTTTTAAGGCACTTGGCATCCCTCCTAAGCGCTGGTGTCGGTATAGCTGAGGCAATGGTTTCCGTTGCCAATGCCGACTATGGCCCCATATCCGAGGAATTCGAGCTCATGATAAGAGAAATGCATGGTGGAACATCTTTTGAAGACGCGCTAACGAGGTTTGAGGAAAGAATGGCATCCGAGAACGTTAGCAGAGTTGTAAAACAAATCCTTAGAGCTACAAAATTCGGCGGGAACTTAGCAGATATTCTTTACAAACTTGCAGAGGACTTTTCCTTCGAATACAGAATGAAGCTTGTTGAGTACATTCAAAAGGTAAATGGTGTGGCTTTTGTTTACATGTTTATAACCATAATAATGCCTACATTGTTCGTTGTGGCAATATTGGCAGCTTCACTTATGTCTAGAGCGTTGATAATGCCAGTTCAGGGGTTGGCTGTTATTCTGCTATTTGGCTTCCCTGCTATGTCAACACTTGTTGTGTTTATGATAAAACGTAGTGAGCCGAGGTGA
- a CDS encoding type II secretion system F family protein produces MAKIKFLQSLAKPLEKLLPQKWVKRYELFLYSAGISFSALEFLVVSLLLAGVASVIAFILSPVKIYALPVFPGLFLGIAFVYPYYLVSKKTEDMERNLPDAFFYIASSLRAGISFSEALEEASTARFGALTEEFKRTVQEIKKGRSTMEALRAFAIRNKRSPVIYRSTMIILEAYERGAPMADVLVAVANDVREILRIKKERKASTGMQAMFFIIASGFIGPFILGVVSQIMGGMSTPEVGLNLPLEAIKNISLAFVAVQAIVSGLGIGIIREGKFSAGFKYSAMLVMLGVVIFLVATRVQISSFM; encoded by the coding sequence TTGGCCAAAATTAAATTTTTGCAGTCCCTTGCAAAACCTCTTGAAAAACTACTTCCCCAAAAATGGGTTAAGAGATATGAGCTCTTCTTGTATTCGGCGGGGATATCATTTTCAGCGCTTGAGTTTCTAGTGGTGTCTTTGCTACTGGCGGGAGTAGCTAGTGTGATAGCTTTCATCTTGTCCCCAGTTAAGATTTATGCTCTTCCGGTATTTCCGGGTCTGTTTTTGGGAATAGCATTTGTTTATCCCTATTACTTGGTGAGCAAGAAGACGGAGGATATGGAGAGAAACCTGCCCGATGCTTTCTTTTACATTGCGAGCTCTTTGAGAGCGGGAATTTCCTTCTCTGAAGCCCTAGAAGAGGCCTCAACTGCGAGGTTTGGGGCTTTGACGGAAGAATTCAAGAGAACAGTTCAGGAGATAAAGAAAGGCAGGTCAACAATGGAAGCCTTGAGGGCTTTCGCAATAAGAAATAAGAGGTCTCCAGTAATCTACCGTTCCACAATGATTATTTTGGAGGCATATGAGAGAGGAGCGCCAATGGCTGATGTCCTTGTGGCAGTTGCAAACGATGTCCGTGAGATACTTAGGATAAAAAAGGAGAGGAAAGCTTCAACTGGAATGCAGGCAATGTTTTTCATAATTGCCAGTGGATTCATAGGCCCCTTTATCTTAGGAGTTGTTTCTCAAATTATGGGAGGTATGAGCACTCCGGAAGTAGGACTTAACCTTCCCTTAGAAGCAATAAAAAATATTTCTCTTGCATTTGTTGCTGTACAAGCCATAGTTTCGGGGCTGGGAATTGGAATAATAAGAGAAGGAAAGTTCTCTGCAGGTTTCAAGTACAGCGCAATGCTCGTTATGCTTGGAGTTGTTATATTCCTCGTGGCCACTAGAGTTCAGATATCAAGCTTTATGTGA
- a CDS encoding FKBP-type peptidyl-prolyl cis-trans isomerase, with protein sequence MKVEKGDFVVFNYIGKSENGEIFDTTYEDVAKEAGIYVEDRTYGPLGANVGVGELIPGIDEALLGMEIGEKKTITIPPEKGYGMPREDLIIDVPASEFEKAGIEPVEGAYIMTDSGIARISAVNEENVTLDFNHPLAGKTLIFEVEVVDIEKAESESHKA encoded by the coding sequence ATGAAAGTTGAAAAAGGAGATTTTGTGGTTTTTAACTACATTGGAAAGTCCGAAAATGGGGAAATATTCGATACAACTTATGAAGACGTCGCTAAGGAAGCAGGCATTTACGTGGAAGACAGAACATACGGACCCCTCGGAGCAAATGTTGGTGTCGGTGAGCTCATCCCGGGAATAGATGAAGCCCTCTTGGGAATGGAAATCGGGGAAAAGAAAACCATAACGATTCCCCCCGAAAAAGGATACGGAATGCCGAGGGAAGATTTGATAATTGACGTTCCGGCAAGTGAGTTTGAGAAGGCAGGCATAGAGCCCGTAGAGGGAGCATACATAATGACTGATAGTGGAATAGCAAGAATATCTGCAGTAAACGAAGAAAACGTCACTTTGGACTTCAACCACCCACTTGCGGGCAAGACACTGATATTTGAAGTGGAAGTAGTGGATATAGAAAAAGCAGAATCAGAATCACATAAAGCTTGA
- a CDS encoding DUF2118 domain-containing protein translates to MEKLPQLFVEADFEECFEGERAKVDCIIIQDNIEVRVKKGQKFPEFIDVKKAKFLRKEVYDRFHFYVDKYEHKMLCDARIILPDRRTEIRLYKGDELMLLPVEGFVSTIIAGVGNRVRTSDAFAAITTRKGEVHYLKPPKNGVVVYIDEFTNRPHYIYYILPEE, encoded by the coding sequence ATGGAAAAACTTCCACAATTATTCGTTGAGGCAGACTTTGAAGAATGCTTTGAGGGAGAGCGGGCAAAAGTGGACTGCATAATAATCCAAGATAACATTGAGGTTAGAGTGAAGAAGGGACAAAAATTTCCGGAATTCATAGATGTTAAAAAAGCAAAGTTTCTAAGAAAAGAGGTTTACGACAGGTTTCACTTTTATGTTGACAAATATGAGCATAAGATGCTATGTGATGCGAGAATAATTCTCCCAGACAGAAGAACCGAAATAAGACTCTACAAAGGAGACGAACTTATGCTACTCCCAGTAGAGGGTTTTGTATCCACAATAATAGCAGGTGTTGGGAATAGGGTTAGAACAAGCGACGCTTTTGCTGCGATAACAACTAGAAAAGGAGAAGTACACTATCTAAAGCCCCCAAAGAACGGAGTGGTTGTCTACATAGATGAGTTCACTAACAGGCCTCACTACATCTATTATATCCTCCCGGAGGAGTAG
- a CDS encoding carbohydrate kinase family protein: MDLVVLGHVAIDHIIFPNKREIILPGGAAAAVATSAALSGAKVGLVTKVGKDFPKEWLESLKKILDIRGVQILEGKTMHIYMIYHEDGSVDAPVEMGVAERMGETPIPTEYLNSKIFHISPIPPEEQLKAMKRLGGKKISVDFNPTYMEDYKTKRDLMKEIVSKAEIVFPNEREAMTITGENDIKKAAEKLHEWGAKIVVITRGEKGVLLYDGSSFKKFKALPIEKIVDPTGAGDAFAGGFLAYYAKGKGLEECIAQGLLRAREVLKKKGSWSI; the protein is encoded by the coding sequence ATGGATCTGGTAGTTTTGGGGCATGTTGCGATTGACCACATAATCTTTCCCAATAAACGCGAGATAATCCTCCCGGGAGGAGCAGCGGCTGCCGTAGCGACTTCTGCAGCTTTGAGCGGGGCAAAAGTCGGCTTGGTAACGAAAGTAGGAAAAGACTTTCCCAAGGAATGGTTAGAAAGCCTCAAGAAAATTCTTGACATTAGGGGAGTCCAAATTCTCGAAGGAAAAACAATGCACATCTATATGATTTACCACGAAGACGGGAGCGTGGATGCACCCGTAGAGATGGGAGTGGCAGAAAGGATGGGAGAAACACCAATTCCGACAGAGTACTTAAACTCAAAAATATTTCACATCTCTCCAATACCTCCAGAAGAGCAACTAAAAGCAATGAAAAGGTTAGGAGGGAAGAAAATTAGCGTAGACTTCAATCCAACATATATGGAGGATTACAAGACGAAAAGAGACCTCATGAAGGAAATAGTCTCAAAGGCCGAGATAGTCTTTCCAAATGAAAGGGAAGCGATGACAATAACGGGAGAAAATGACATCAAAAAGGCAGCCGAAAAGCTTCACGAATGGGGGGCTAAGATCGTCGTGATAACCAGGGGAGAAAAGGGAGTCTTGCTATACGATGGAAGCAGTTTCAAAAAGTTCAAGGCACTTCCAATAGAAAAAATCGTTGATCCAACCGGAGCCGGAGATGCCTTCGCTGGCGGCTTTCTTGCCTATTACGCTAAAGGAAAAGGTCTCGAAGAATGCATAGCGCAGGGATTGCTGAGGGCAAGAGAAGTGTTGAAGAAAAAAGGAAGCTGGAGCATCTAA
- a CDS encoding LAGLIDADG family homing endonuclease has translation MRTIRELNQEELQDLVECVKDLRKRGLSYSKIAKRILEEKGIKVSKATVLRWCKAQHNPFNKIKPVNLEPSPSLAYVIGVYFGDAGIGVHGNYKYRLRLKVVDKEFAEAFARALREIGANPMIYEESDGRRKRFVTEATSKGLYQLLKRSKEVLFEIARNHPTAFLKGFFDSEGTFNFDSKRRYGYLSASNYDMGVLEFCRELLKDLGIESRITLTKKKGTKVKIWGKEYEYSSDLYEIRIYRKENILKFYQLIGFTILRKQQLLKEYLELP, from the coding sequence ATGCGGACTATTAGAGAGCTTAACCAAGAAGAGCTTCAAGATCTTGTAGAGTGCGTTAAAGATTTGAGAAAAAGAGGATTAAGCTATTCTAAAATAGCAAAGAGAATTCTGGAAGAGAAAGGAATAAAGGTGTCAAAAGCAACGGTCTTAAGATGGTGTAAAGCTCAGCATAATCCTTTTAATAAGATTAAGCCCGTTAACCTAGAGCCCTCCCCTTCTTTAGCTTATGTCATAGGCGTTTATTTTGGAGATGCTGGCATAGGTGTTCACGGAAACTACAAATACAGACTTAGATTAAAGGTTGTTGACAAGGAATTTGCAGAGGCATTTGCTAGAGCTCTTAGGGAAATTGGTGCTAATCCTATGATTTATGAAGAAAGTGATGGCAGAAGGAAGAGATTTGTAACCGAAGCTACTAGCAAAGGGTTGTACCAACTGTTAAAACGTTCCAAAGAGGTTCTATTTGAAATTGCCAGAAATCACCCGACTGCATTTTTGAAGGGTTTCTTTGACAGTGAAGGAACGTTTAACTTCGATAGTAAGCGGCGCTATGGGTATCTTAGCGCTTCAAATTATGATATGGGGGTTTTGGAATTTTGTAGGGAACTTCTAAAAGATTTGGGCATAGAGAGTCGCATCACGCTAACAAAAAAGAAAGGGACAAAGGTAAAAATCTGGGGAAAGGAATACGAGTATTCCTCAGACCTTTATGAGATACGTATTTACAGGAAAGAGAACATTCTAAAGTTCTATCAGCTGATAGGGTTCACTATACTTAGAAAGCAGCAACTTTTGAAAGAATACTTGGAGCTACCATAG